Part of the Ochotona princeps isolate mOchPri1 chromosome 32, mOchPri1.hap1, whole genome shotgun sequence genome, CCCTCTTGTGCCTTCAGGTGCACACTTAAGTCTTTTTCTGGAAGCGATCTTTCCCTTTGTGGTTTTTCTATTTCTCCGGAAATGACTGTTCCTGTGGCTAATTCTATATGAGGAATATTCAGTGTCTTCCAAAATATTGCCACACAGAATATCAGTGTGTAATGAAAAGTCCCTTAAAATACCTGTGAGCTCTGATAATGCAGTTAGTATTACTACTCTTAATCCTGCCGAATGGTTCTTCACCCTGCCTTCCAATTCATCAGTTGTGTGATTGGACTTGCTAATTGGCCTCCTTGGACCCCAAGTCCTTTAATTGTTAAGTGAAAGTTTGGATAAGAGGATCATTACCGAGTCTTCTAGTTTTAATTCTGTGCCCGTGGTTTTCATGGCTTTCATAACCACATTTTCCTCCCAACCTAGTTCGTTCTTTATTTTAGGAGGTACTCTACTGCCCTCAGGTGGTCATACATGAAATAACATACAGGTGATTAAACCAGTGAACCGATTTTTTGGACTGTTGCAATGAGTGAAGGGTGAGCAAAATCCTATATTTGAAGTTAGGGTTTGAAAGAGACCAATAATTAAACAAATATGAATTCTCCGTAGGCTCAGAACCACTCCATGTTTTGGTTCAGTTTCTTGGCTGAGACCACAGATACTGCCTGGATGAGGAATCCCTGGGGGCCTGGGCAGAGGACGCCTGTGGTAGCAGGATGTGTGTTCCATGAAGCTTGGCTTAACTGACTTTCCTAACTGCCTCTGTCGGACTTGAGGTGAAACCCCTCACTCGGCAATGCCACAGCGCCTGCGCCACGCACATGCAAAAGGCTGGGGCCTCACTTTCGCTTTACGCTCTTACAGATTCCATGACAAAAGCCAcgcccctgggtctcccaggacaAATCTTCCCTTTTCCATTACAACCCCTGAAGGCTTGTTTCCATAAATACCTTCCTTGGTAGAACCCTAAAGTTAAAAACGATCTAAATTTCCTGAGTCAGTGTCTACAGAAAATTATGAGAAGGGAGGAATGACTTACTTTATAAAACATAAGCAATTTCAAACGATTAGAAAACTTCCCTATTCCCCAGCATCAAGGATTGCTAGCTTTAGCAGTATAGATAACGAATAAAACAGCACTGGCATTAGAAACCAGGAAAACAACAAGTAAAAATGGCAATGAGGAGACCATATTTTTTGGCCCAAAAACTTAACGAAGAAAAGCAAAACCTAATAATGCTGATGCTGAATATTTCCCCCAGCACTCTTTCTTTAAGActacttatttggaaagcagagttactgaGGGATAGtgaaagacagagaatgagaaagagtcCAAATGACCACGGAGCAGGTGCAACTGGGCAAGATAGAACCAGGAGCCCGAAACCCCATCAGCTTCTCGCCTGTGAGTGTCACGGACCCAAGTTCCTACacaccatcttctgatgctttccaacATACATTTGTAAGCAGCTGAATCtcaggtggagcaactgggactcaaagcagagTTCATAACAGGATGCTtgcaccacaggcagtgacctgacccactgtgccaccatgccagacaccccccaaaaaagcaatCTTGAACCCAACCAATGGTAGCTACTACTCTGAAGCACCCAAGTCATCTGTTTATTATCCATTATCCTCATAGGAACACCAGAACTCAAAATGATTATTTCTAAGAATGTGCCAAATCTTTTCTTGACATAACACGGGGTTCTAGCATAAAGCAAACCTGATACAATTTTGAAAACTGTTCAACTAAAATTCATTGAAGCCTGGTAGTTTTGCAAACCCATGAGGTGACTTTCTTTTTCTGCAGCAAATTGCCTCTCCAGTTTGGCTACGATTGCCTGTCATTTTtccctctgctgtctttccatAATCCTTAGAAGGAAGGCAGGATTTGTTATCAGAGTGGATTCCCTTCATTTTACAAATGCCACCTACAACGTTTTACAATTATTTTGTTTGCTTGggacctttctcttttcttatatCTCTTCCTTGGGCTAATGAGATTTTTGCCCAGCAGAAGAAGCCAGAAGACACGTCCTTCTCACAGCTCCCGTCTAACATGAGGCCACTGGAGATCGGAAGAAGCAGAGGGCAGTATCGATGCACATGTTAATGACACATTCAGGATAAAAGATAACCAGGACTATTTCCTTCCATCATGAAGCTGACCGATGGTGGTTATGTTCAATTAGTGTGGGAGCAGCTAAGAGGACGCTAACCTGATGCTAAGTACTATAGCTAGGTGAAAACCATTGTCTTCATGCGCTGAACCCAGAGTGGGAAAGCGCTAGGTCAGGGGCCCAGTCTCAGCCTATGAACAGAGAGCGGACAGTGCGTCCCTAGGAGTGGCTAATAGCGGTGCTGAGATAAACCCATTAGTGCTGTCTCACAGTGCAAGCGTGCAGCCAAATGAAAGCATCCGTCTGTCCCCATTTATCCAAATGTCGGCAGCATGGAAATGAAAGgaggtttccatggaaaccactTGTAGTTGCAGGTGTCTCCTGAGACAGTTTGTTGCGTTCACTGTTTGGGGACAGAGGTCCACCTTACGGCTTTCCCTGACTGGGCAGCAGCCGGCTGGGGGACCGACTGCATTCAcctctcttctgctgccttctgagcaGCCCCTGCTACAGCATCGCCACCGTCTTCAGCTGAGAAACCAAGCCAGGCAGCTTGCCAAGCTGACAGACTCTGCCCATGAACAGTGGCTTCTGAAGCAGCAAGTCTCGTGTTTCAGACAGAAGGGAAGTTTGAATGTCACAGATATAGAAAGCGGCGTAACACGTGTTCTTATCCCTAACCCGGAATATCCCAGCAGAATGTCGCGGAGAGAAGGAACTAAGGACATTGCCAAGTGACCTGAGGAGTCCAACAAACCAGAGTGAAAATAATGATCCAAGGGGAAGATCTTACGGCGTTCGTCAACATTTTTGGTGTTAATTtcgaagatttaaaaaaaaaaaagtcacgtcTTTCTACACAGAGACTAGGCCATTTATTGCCTCCAGGAAAAATGTACCCTTCCATGAAAGGAAAGAGCACTCAAAAGAAAACCAACAGTTCCGTTCGAGGGGAGCTCAGTGACTCCTGACGGTGGTCAGAGCcgagcggatccgaagccaggagtcaagcagacatgtgggcacagggtctcaaggctctggactttccatgctttcccaggctacaagcagggagctggatgggaagtggagcagctggagtgcAAATCAACGTctaaatgggatcctgatgcttggaggtggaggattagccattgagccattacatTGGGTCTAGCATCTTTAAATTGTTACAttctgaagggtttttttttttttttaagatgtatttttatttggacggagctgatctgaaaccaggaaccaggagcttcctctgagtctcccatgtgggtgtcttCCCAAGACAttgtcagggagttggatcagatatGAAGCAGTCGaggcaggaactggtgcccatctaagatcctggtgcttacaggtggaagattagcctgctagGTCCTCAAGTTATTAGAATAGGCCTTGCATAACTTCAAGATTTTTGCTAGTCCTCGCTCTGTCTCGTCAAGATAAGCCGGCTCTCTGCCTTTGTTGTATCAATTGCAAGCACACCTTCTCACGTCACTGGCATTTCCTTTTTCCTGCCTGATCAGCCCCTGCCACTTGCAATGATTGTTCTGGCTCCTGTCAGCTTATTTGCTTCAACACCAACTCCGTCGGGATCGGTCACCAGCTGGACCCTTCCTCCCTAGTACAATGCCTGACACCCAGGAAGTGCTTGAGAAATATTTGTGAATGGCAGCTTCTAAAATAAAGCTTAGGGCCAGAGGACTAATTTATATCAATTATCTCAGAGTAAGCACGATTGGCTGCTGTTTAAATGGGTTGCCAAACGGCAGGAACTGCCATgtgcgggaaaaaaaaaaaaaaaaactcagttaaaAATGGAATGTAGGGGCTTGAGTGAGTAACAAGAAGGGGCTAAATACCAGGAGATTGACAAAGCCAATGTAAATAGCGATCTCTGAAATCACTATAAAAATTCAATCTTTGTTCTATACTTTCCGGGAGCAGTACAGCTTACCATGAAAAAATGGAGCAAGAACTCCATGGGTTGTTGTTTTTAACTCCTCCTACCTGCGTTAAAACCAAAAGCAAGAAGTCATCAATCAGACACTGGTTCTTAGGGGGCTCCGACATGGGTGTCGAGGACATCAGGAAACCTTGTTTAGGATAGATTAAAACGATCCCAGGCAAGCCAGCGCTGCAGATGTGCGAACTAATTAGAAGCCATTACTTGCAAGGGTCCGTTGCTTAAGTTAATGATCTGTTGCTGCCGCCTAGAAATCCTGAAGAACTAGCATGTTCCTTGGACACCCGGCAAGCCGTTAACTAGCCGTTAGTCCAAAagaagacactttttttttttaaagattcatcttaTATATTcaaaaagtagagtgacagagacaaagaaagcggaagaagcagaaagggagagggttttccatccacgggttcactcctcaaatgggccctacagccagggctgggccaggcggaagctcCATCTGTCTCCCCGCTGGGAGGCACGGGTGCAGGCACTTAGGCCAACAcccactgcttgcccagggcaTCACGTTGGAATCGGCTCAGAGATTTGGGAAGCACCAACCCAACTGGCTGAGCCGCAGCACCTGGCCCTACAGAAGACACCTGCTCCTTCTGCTGAATTATATCAAAAGAAAGTGAGatgggcttttttaaaaaaaacatatttaaaaatgaagaagaaaagacCAAGAATGGTTTATTATAAACGAAGTTGGGTGGAAAGCAGTTAACAATAGTAAAgtgtgaaagagggagagatcttacagataaaaaaaaaaaaagataaggaacGTTGAGTCCTTAGCAAGTCCTGGGTGTTGACGTGTTTTGCATAGGGCTGGGGTTTTGTACAGTGGTGAACACCGGGCACGGGCCCTGCATCTCTGaacaaagtgcctgggttcgaggcccagctctacttccaacttcagcttcctgttcatggagAGCAGGCTGCATTCCCCGTCACCTGCTTGAGAGGCATCGGCTTGGAGAACTAGACCTAAGGTCTGCAGGCAGAGCAGAAAACAAGATTAAAGTCAAGCTACTTTTTAACTGAATGCTTCCATAATTACATATAACATAATGTTCACACATAATATGCACACATGTAGAAAtatacaaatgcatattttaataaaatatacaaatatataatataataaataaatatatatatatatagggaagAAAAATGAAGCGTTTCATGCTGAACATGCAGGAAACACAGCCGTTTGCATTTTTTGTCTGggagttaaaaaatttaaatcagtaaaaataaGAACCACGCTGGTGAAAAATCCAGCCCCAGAATCCCCGGTGCAGGGATTTGCAGGCCTGAAGTCCCAGCCTGCCCCCCAACTCGGCTCCTcccgccccagcccagccaggctggggGAGGAGTCGAGGAATCGAAAGAGAAAACGTGTCCAGCTGGGTGGCGGAAGACCTCGGGCGCCGGGAGCGGAGAGCGCGGGCCCCGGGATGCAGCTGCCGGCTTTGCGgtggctctggctgctctgctgcagctgcagcgcGGGAGGCGCCGGCGGCGGTTCGAGTCCCAGCGCCGCCCTTCCCCGGACCTGGCAGCGGAACCCGGAGCGAGAGGCCGCCGCCTTCCGGGTACCGAGCCCGCCTCCCTGTGTCTGTTGTCGTCTCTCCCTGTCCCGGGGCCTGGGGGTGAGGGGCTCAGGTGGCCGGGGGGTCACCCGGCCTGCAGCTGGGCGCGTGCACCGGCCAGTCTCCCCTGCGGTGCCACGTGCCGGCCTGTTTCAGACAAAAGGTTGTATTGATTTCCCGGGAGAGACTGGTCGCTGCGGATTTAATGCGCGCCAAAGTCATCAGTGGGCTTGTGCACAAGCGCTGTCCTTTGGCCGTTCCCGGTGGCTTCCAAAGCTGTCCTAGGTCACACTTTAGGGAACCCGAAACGGGCTGCGTGCCTATCCGCAGGAGAGAAATctggcttttgattttttttttccttccgaGGGGGGCGCTGGTAACCTCCTTTTGTGATCAGAAAAGTATGAGCAAAAAGTAGCCTGCAGTTAGTAAAGTCAGATAGGACTGCTTGGGATTTATGGTCCCCAGCCACAACCGCTTTGCCTTGCGCCCTTAGAAATTCCCCCTGACTTGGTGGAATCCTAAAGAGCAGCCTTTTATTGTCTttccgcgtgtgtgtgtgtgtgtgtgtgtgtgtgtgtaaccaatGCAATTATTCATACTGGTGTTGcacagaccacaggcaggagACAGCAATGAATGGCAAATGCAGCTTTCCCAGGAGAAGTAGAATCCAGGTTGGAAGATGAGGGATTGCAGGTGGAAGGGGACAGAGTAGGGATACCTCTCAGTCACTTCATCTCCATAAAATCACATCCTGTTGTGAACTGGGTAACATTCTCTGTTTCCTTATCGCACACACCATGTGCAGAATTCCCCCATGCTTCCTcaggaagtaaaattttaaaagttaacattttATAACTCAGAGCAATAAAGTTCTCCCAGTTATGCTATGGAAGCCCTGTACATTATACCGTGGAGAGCAGATGGGTATTCAGCACCAGGTCCTAATGGCTTTGGACCCTGGTATGGTGTTTAGAGGCCGTTGTATTCGCAGAGAGGCTTGTCAATGGGACTACTTGAAGCGTGATGTGGAAGGTATTTAGAGCAAGGCGCCTGCAGACCCCTTGGTTTTCATCAGGAATATTTGTACAGTCACCTGCTGTTGTCCTATCTTGACTCTAGCGTGTGAGCTGTAAGAGCCAAACATAGACTCGCAATCCGTTTGACTTGTTGGAAGTCGGCCTCGCAGCCAGAATGGAAGTGGACCAAAGTCACATGAAAGAACATTGATGCAGGAAGTGAGATAtgggcattttaaaatttttaaaaattttgaaacaaacGTTGGGTAAATGTGGAGTGTCTCCTACTGGTATATCCAATAGGCTGCTGCATATACGTGGATACACTGATAATTCTATTTTACCAAGAAAACCACTTTAACTCCAGGAACCCCAAAAGCATGATAATGGAATGACATTTTCTATATTCCAAATATTCCTTATTTAAAGGCAAAGGAAGACATACGAGAGGGCGAAATGACCACTTACTCTATCATGAGTATAATGCATATTTTCCTAACAATTTTTGTTTCAGTCCAAACATCCTGTCAGTCAGTATTATCCCATCTGTCATTATCATCGTAGGACACATTGTGTCTGCTCCTGTGATTGGGATTGGCTAGAGCAGGCTGCTTGCAGCTTGTCTTGTTCTTTGTTTGTTGGCTGTCCCCTGGCACTTCCCAAGTGTTAACAATTCAGCTCCCCGGAACATTCTTGAAGAATAGGCTCAAGAGAATAGGTATTTACtaattgttgtaaattttctgccATGTTCCTTTTCCCATAAATGCTACCTCATTGGCTACAATTaggaattcttttttcttttaggaaagtCTTAGTAGACAACGATACTTGAACTCCTTCTTTTCTGTTGAAAACTCCTCTGCCTTCTATGGAATAAATCAATTTTCTTATCTGTATCCTGAAGAGTTTAAAGGTTAGTTCATACATTGTTTACTTTTAAAGTATTTGCTTAATTCTTCAGAACTTGTTTAATTCTAATTCTAGTAAGTTGAGTAATAATTAACATTTATTAACTACTTGCTGTCAGGTAAGAGCCCTGTGCTAACCAACAGAAATGTAAGTTCGTAGTCACGTTGTGTGAGTTATGACTGAAGAATTGAATGTTAAATATTTACACATGTCCATGAACCTGTGTCAGTTTTTCCGGCATTTCTAAGAGTCTTCTTGTGCTATTTTTGTTCAAGTCACCCATGCTTCCATGAGTTGTGATAAGACAAATGATGTCACTTTTATCCATTTTTTATTACTGACCTGGTTCTGTCAAACAAGTTACTTTTATGCACCAGCATCAGCCTTATTGTAGAAACTTGTGTCTATAGCTTTCAGTTGAATGTACTCCCTGTTGTAGGAATGCATGAGCAAGAACGTGAAACAATAGATCCACTAGTCAGTTATCCTGTCTGCATGAAGATTTCAACCTGAAAAGAATCCCAAAGGTCCCTCCCTACAATATACTGATTGTCttttcatcttctgtttcttctcagccatttatttaagaagcagatcGTCCCGATTCCCCAGATACCCAGCGGAAGTACAGATGTCCCTCCTAAATGTGTCCTTGCCATTAAAATTCGACTGGAGGGATAAGCATGTTGTGACTCCAGTGAGAAACCAGCAGGCGGTAAGTTTTagaaacttttttcctttttcctcctctttgcatGAGAAGACCCATTTTTGGTCAAACTCAGTGCAACTCGTTAGAGAACCAATCATCTCTCTGGGTGAAACTGAAATGTAGTCATCTTGTTGTGACAAGGAAAAGAGACACTTGGGAGGAATGAGAGGCAGCTGTGAATCCCAGAGCTCTGTCCTTGAGTATAGAACTTCCTTGGGTTGTTCTGCCATGGCCACTGCCACAAGCCAAACGGCTCAGGGATATTACAGCTTCCAAGCCCTCACTGAAAAAGTAAAATGGAACTGAATATAGTTGTCAACAATCTGGCCAGATCTGGGTATTCCAACCATGGTCAGCAAGCTCCATAGGAAACCCTTACTcttgggagaaggaagagaactgtaaggatggggtgggaggtgatGCCCGTCTCCAGCAGGAGCACAACCAGTAAGCCAAAGTCTCATATTCAATGAACtgcctcatctttttaaaaaaatcatgttagcTCAAAGCTTTTCTAAAACTTTGTTTTGAAATGTCAGGAACGTTGATGGAACCATCCCATTTCTGTTTCTGAACAGTGTGGCGGATGCTGGGCCTTCAGCGTGGTGGGTGCGGTGGAGTCCGCGTGGGCCATCAAGGGGCAGCCTTTGGAGGACCTCAGCGTGCAGCAGATGATTGATTGCTCATTCAACAATGACGGCTGCAGTGGAGGCTCCACCCTGAACGCTCTGCTGTGGATGAACCAGGTGACGAAGCTTTCATTGCTCTGTGTGTCCCCTCTGTGGGATTCAGCTGTGTAATCAGCATTCAGACTGCTTAAATATATGCCTAATATATACTCCCTCTATATACTATTGTATATTTATAATAGcatatatacaatattttatatgtatatatccacTCTGTATATATTACTGTTGTtgttgctctgcctctcagacaaataaataatgcttttaaAAGCAGTCAAAacggcctggcatggtaacctagcacctaaagtcctcaccttgcacacgccaggatcccatatgggtgccagatctaatcccggggccccatttcccatccagctccctgtttgtgacctggcaaagcagtcgaggatggcccaaagccttgggaccctacacctgtgttggagaccgagaaggagctcctggctcctggctttggatcaacgcagctctggccattgaggctgcttggggaatgaatcagcagacagaacatcttcctctctgtctctcctactgtctgtatttctgactttccaataaaaattaataatttttttaaaaagcagccaaAAGGTAAAATCTTACCCACATAGctttttcagaaaacaaagttgTTTCTGATTTAGGATTCATTCATAGAGAGTGAGCGGGAAAGAGATCTTTCCTGTGTGGGTTCACTCTATATGGCCTCAGCAGTTCGGACTGGTCCTGGCCAGAGCTGCGAactccttccaggcctcccatgtgggtgacagggtcaaagcacttgggtcattttgcTGTGCTTTTCTCAGAACATTGACAGAAAACTGGATCCAAAGTAGACACCCAGAGGCAGAAGCAGTGCGTGAGAGGCAATGGCCTCACCCACTgcgccacaatgccggcccctctGTTCGTGTCTTAATATTCATTACAGTTAAATGCTCTTTTCGCAGACAGTTATCACATAGTGCTGTGGAAAGGGTGTGAGCACAGGATTATTCATTGTCATAGAAGCCCTCACGGTAAAGGATAAAAGGGATAGGGTGGACTTGCTAATACTGTAACCAACAGTATTGCGGATTATAGCTGTGCCCAATCTGTGCTGAAGTCGTTGTCCCCACCCTGTAGGATTATGTTCTGTGTACACAAAGCAACCACTAGCTACCtgaaaccagcagaggacagtcacCAGATCTAGCTCCCCAAACCAAGATGTCCTTCCAGTCTTCATGTGTTATATTTTAAATCCCAGCAACTGCTTTTATACATTGTGCATAACCATGCAACAGGAGTCTCCCCATTCCATAATGACATGTTTCAAAAGCGGACAATGAAGGAGAGATGAGTGTGAGATATGAGATACGTGCCAGATGAAGGAAATCCTCAGACAGGACCAGAAAAAGATGTGCGACCTGGGCATTGTCTGAGCACAGACACTGTAGCGAGTCTGGAGGACTTGGATAAACGTGAGGTCAGCAACTCTGCAAGGAAAGGGTGTCACCCTATTGTACACTCAGGAGAAAGATGACTAGTTGCTTTCTCATTCTGGTCAAGGTTATAGGAAGAAAAGCTATGAGAAAAAGTGgcgccagagagagagagagagagaaagtattgACTCAAATTATTGAGAATGTTTTTGAGtggatgttgtggtgcagtggactaAGTCTCCATTTGGGATGTCACatctatcagagtgcctgattcaACTCTGCACTGCTCCAGTGCtgcccagtgtcctgctaatgtgtacgCTGAAAGATGGGGGGATGTCTCTGGTGTTTGAGTCTCTGCCATTTGCTGTGGTCTGGCCTGGACTCAACTATTGGAGGCATTTGGTCAATGAATCACGGCATTCTcaacctctctcctctctttttgtctcccttTCATATAACTAAACACGCGTAAAgaaactttatttctttaaaaaatatttacctaaAAATTAAAAGTCGTAAGGAAGTGTTGAAGGTATTGCATAGTTGATGCTATTGTGAAATTCTCTATAGTTTTTAAAACACTTGTTGGTGAACATTTTGGGAAACTTTTCTTTAGACACGAGTGAAACTAGTGTATGATTCGGACTACCCCTTCAAAGCGCGGAGTGGCCTCTGCCGTTACTTCTCGACCTCACGTCCTGGGTTTTCAATCAGAAACTTTGCTGCATTCGACTACAGGTAAATGTTACTGTACTTTTTTTCTCCCTACAAAGCCTGAATCTTATAATATTCACTACGGTATCACAAAACCTGCTTAACTGAACTATGGCCTAGGGAGTCGTGTGAGCTGCCAGTCGCCACGCACTGGCACAGATGTTGTTTCTAACATATGATCTCCGTGTAAAGCCAATGACTTTAAGCGTAAATTCAGTTTGTTACAGATTTGTCTTTACCACCGTCTTCTTACTAAATATTCGCATCAACGTTCATTtttcagcctttgcattgagcgaaTCCACAATTACTGTGTGTAAACTCTGCAGCCAGTTTCAAGCAGGCTATATCCCCAAAGCCTTTTGTGAACACTGTCAACTTTCCAGGTGTAACATCCCTAAGGATGGATGATGTAACCCACACTTTATGTATGGTAAAAAGAGCAGGGCTAGACAAGTGTTTGAAGGAAAACCCTGTTAGAAATTGATGGTCAGGGTAACTTTGGATAAGTTTACCGAAAGATAGtcagtgagaggaagagaaaggagaagatggAAGGGGCTAGTCCTaaccctatggaactgtatcaagaacaacaaaaatttaaaaacaaaaatggaaaatacaagTCTTGATAAAGAATTTTTAtgattgtattgtattgtattgtattgtattgtatttttatgATTGTATTGATATAGTGCAAAATAGGCATTTGGGGTGATAAAGACAAAACTCTAGAAACTCccgatttcattattttaaaaatacggtAAGTCtttaaaattacaataaaaatttgtcTAAAAGTACCATAGAGGAACTGAATTGAATTCAGATAAGGTAACAGGATGCCCTCTGACTTACTGATACTGAATATAAAAGAATCTCTTGATCTAGATGGTGCCTGCACATTTGATCGGAAGGAAACCAAGGGTGAAATTGGATCCTTGAACAGAATGTGACCTGTTTATGGAAGAATGAGT contains:
- the CTSO gene encoding cathepsin O; this encodes MQLPALRWLWLLCCSCSAGGAGGGSSPSAALPRTWQRNPEREAAAFRESLSRQRYLNSFFSVENSSAFYGINQFSYLYPEEFKAIYLRSRSSRFPRYPAEVQMSLLNVSLPLKFDWRDKHVVTPVRNQQACGGCWAFSVVGAVESAWAIKGQPLEDLSVQQMIDCSFNNDGCSGGSTLNALLWMNQTRVKLVYDSDYPFKARSGLCRYFSTSRPGFSIRNFAAFDYSDKEDEMAKMLVTFGPLVAIVDAVSWQDYMGGIIQHHCSRGEANHAVVITGFDKTGSIPYWIVRNSWGSSWGVDGYAHVKMGSNICGIADTVSTIFV